The DNA segment CCACCACCACCGCCGCGCTCAACAGAGCCAACCAGGGCGCGAACAGAAGCCGTTGCAGGAACTGCCCCGGTATCTCCGCCACGTCCTGCCAGCCACCGAACCCGGCCAGCAGCGCCGCCGACATGGCTAGGGCCACCCACGCCCGCACCCTCTGCACCCGGAGCACCCCGGGATCCTCGACGTGCCCTTGCGGGCGTACGGGGAAGACCCGGCGCGCCATACGGCGGGCCGTACGGGCCAGCTGGTAGCCGACCAGCAACGGCACGGTCAGCCACCACAGGCAGGGGAAGAACAGCACCAGCACCACCCCGGGGTGCATCTGCTCCCGCCGCCCCCGCAACACCTCACCCAGCGGCGGCCATTCGTCCTCACGCAGCCGTCGCCACAGCGGCGTGTACGGCCGCGGCGAGTCGCCGTACGGCAACCGCACTGGCGGGCGGGGAACGTTGATGCTCACAAGCGTCCCTTCCACGGTCCCGGTAAGGGACGCGACCCGGCCCGGCCACGGTTCCCGACCGGACATCCCGTGCTGCCGAGGCGCGCCGCGCCAGCACCGGTGTGGACGATCGCGTAACTCCTGGCAGCATGGACACGCCACCCTCCCCGAGGCGCCGCGCTGACCTCCGCAGACGGCGCCAGGTTTGTGTCAAGGCGCCAGTAGCGGTACCGCTCAAGTCCGTGCGGCAGATCAGCGGGTCACAGCATCCGTACCTCGGCTGGTGGAAGCTTCGCCCACCAGTGGTGGTAGCGGCTGTAGACCTCCGTCTCGCGGTCGCCGAAGATCGCCCTCAGGGATTGGGCCTCCGCAGCCAGTCCGTCCCAGGTGGCGGGCGACAGGGAGTGGAAAGCCGTGGCCTCGATGCCGCCTTCCACCGGGCGCCACACACCGGCGACATAGCCATCCACCAGCAAGGTGGGCAGTACGTCTCCGTTCCTGCGGATCACCAGGTGACGATAGGCCGGGGGTATCACCCGGCTACGGTCCGCGTAGGCAAGGAGAATGCTGTCCCACATCGCCATGAGCCGGGGCGGAGCGGGCGTATCCGCGGGCGGCCGCGGGGCGCCAGGAAGGTCGAACAGCGTGCTGCCGTCCGGCCCCTGGACCTGCTCGACGGCGCCGTCCAAAGTGCGCAGCGCCTGGCGCACGGGTGCCCGCTGCACCATGGCGAACTGCGCCACGTCCGCAACCGACGCGGGCCCAAAACCTGCCAGATAGCGCAGAATCAGCATCTGCAGCGCCTGTGGATCCGCCGCCCGCCCCGCGAGGGCGGTCCCGGGCCCCGCCGCGACGAAGGACGGCCGCAGGCCGAATGACCATGGCCCGCCTGTCGGAGCATGGTGCAGTGGCGCGTAAGCCTTCAGCCCCCACCACGCCCCGTCCTTCTTCTCGGCGCCGAGCCGCTTCTCGACCCACGCCTGCATCTGTGCCGAAGTCCGTGGCCGACAGGCGAAAGCCAGCAGCTCGGGCACAAGTTCGTCGGCGTCCGCAGGGGTCAGACCCGCATCGGCGAAGCGGAAGCCCAGCCGGGAGGCATACAGGGTGGGCTGCATCGCCGCGCGCAGGACCGGATAGTCCCCGGCACCCACGGCGTGCAGGGTGATTCGCATCAGGGTCGCCTTGACCACTGCCCGCCCGGCGAAGGCAGCATCGAGGTCCGCCGGAGCGAAACCGGTGACCCGGTTCCAGAGCGCGAGATACGGCGAGGCCGGATGCTGCGCCTGAAGGGCAACCACACGCCGCACCGCGTCGACCACAGTCAACGGCTCACGCTCCAGCAGCAACTGACGTTCGAGAGTCGCCCGGTTGAGTTCACGCCCAGTGATCACGACGGGGCAGAGTACCGCCCCGCCCCAGAGCCGTGGTCAGCGGACCCGTCCAATTCGACGTCGAGGCTGGTGCTGCACAGTCCTGGGCCCAGCACGGCCCGGCGAGCATTGATCCGGTTCGTGATGCAGGGGACCATCGCGGCCGTTGAAATGGGAGCACCCGAAGGCGCGGGACGGGTGGGCCGTGTGAGGACACCGTGCTGGGCGTCGGCGAAGACCCGGCGCCCCGTCCCTCGAAGCCAGAGGTCTGGCGCGGTCATCATGCGGCCGATCTCGGCGGCGGAGTACGAGCGGAAGAAGTGGCGGGGGGTCGGAGGCAAGGTATCGGTCATAGGCAGCAGTTGCTCGGGTACGCAGCGATGGTGCCGGGCCACTGTCGGGGATCGAGCAACCAGTCCGTGGTGACCTCGGGCAAGGGAGCCTGGCCCTTCGGATCAGCGACTTGGACAGCTTGACGCCGGTGTCGGTGGCGATCTGCGGGCAGAACATCGGGCGGGCAGCTGCATGGGTCGCTCGTGACACTGCATGGCTGAGTATCAACTCCTTGCACACTCATACATGGTGGTACGGATGCCCGCCCCGTCCCCCGCCGCGTGGCAGCCTCGCTCGTCATCGAGGGCCAATAGCCGACTCGGCAATTCCGCGTACCCGTCACGGAGCGGAGCGACGGTCACAACCCGCTGTTGTGCGCGGGAGCGGTGAAGGTCGCTGTGTTCATGCCACCCTCCCCTGCTACATTGCGCCTCAAGATCAGAAAAACGGGGGCAGAACATGACCGTGCAGGGGCACGCCGGGGGCTATCGCGTCCAGACGAGCGCGATGGACAGCGAGGCGCAGACACTCGACACGGCGGGTGACGACGTCGGCGCCATCGCCACGGCGGTCAAGGACACCGCCTGCTACCCCTCGGACGTCCTCGGTGGCTCCGACGCGGGCCCCGCCTACAACAACTTCGCCGGTGACTGGCAGGCAGAGGCCAAGGTCCTGGAGAGCGCCCTGCACGAACTGGCCGACAAGGTGCGGGTGTCCAAGGCGAACTACCAGGGCGCCGAGCACGCCTCCATCCGGGGCATGAGCGCGGCGGGCGGTGAGGGCGTGACGACGATGCCCGCGCCCGCGGGGGATGTTCCCGCGCCGGGCTACCGCACCATGCCCGCGCCCGGCACGCCGCCGCGCGGCCTGTCCGACTTCGGCTGAGCGTCCTTCGTACCGCGTACGAGTCCGCACTCCTGCCCTCACCACGACAGAAGGCCGCACCGTCATGCCCGACGCAGGCGAATCCACCACCGACCGCCGCCAGAAGCTCGCCGAGTACCACGACTCCATCTCCTCGGCCGACAGCAAGAACGATCTCATCGGGGCCATCAACAGCGCCCTGGGCGTCTCGGCGCCGGTCGGTGAACCCGGGATCATCGAGGGTCTCGCCAAGACCTACCGCAAACAGATCGACGACGTCGCCGACGTGCACCGGCGGGTACAGAAGGTCGCCAACGAGGGCCTGCCCGATGCCTGGGTGGGCAGCACCGGGGCGCGGGCGTCCGAGGTGGTGATGGCGGCGGTGCGCTCGGCCGAGCAGATGGAGCAGGCGTTCAGCGGCGCGGCAGGTGCCCTGTACCGCTTGGCCGACGCGCTGACCAACGCCAAGGCCCAGGACAAGGGCGGCCGCGAGCAGTTGCGCGAGGCGCTCGGCATGCTCGGCGGTGAGGACGGCTTCTTCGACGGCATGGTGGAGAAGGACGCCGAGGAGGCGGAGCGGCTGCGGGCCCGCAGCATCGCGGCCGCAGGCGCCAAGACGATGCACACCGCAGCCGAGGTGGCTGACGACGCGGCGCGGGCTGCGGCGCGCGACCTCAACAAGCTGGCGTCCGAGGCCCGGGCGGGCCAGATGAAGACCGGCAACATCTCCGCCGCCGACCGCCTCGTGCTCGCCGACATCGCGGGCCCCGGCGGCCCGGCGGAGATGAACGAGCTGCTGACCGCGAACGACCTGGAGCGCTCGGGCCGCGCGATGGAGCGCCTCGACGCCCGTGAGGAGGCGGAGTTCGAGCGGATGCTCGCCGAGGCGAAGACCCCGCAGGAACGGGCGTACCTCGTGAAGGCACTGGCCGCCGGATACGACGTCAAGGAGGTCGGCGAGTTCCGCGACAAGATCCACGGCAAGGACCCGGACTGGCTGCAGCGGCACTTGACGCCGGTCACCACAGCCGGGGACAGCATGAACAACGAGGGGGTCAACACCAGCGGCCCCTACGAGGGTGCCAACAAGAACACGGACCAGCAGACGTTCAACGGCGAGAGGTGGTCGCAGGAAGGCAACACCTGCGTGCCGTCGACCGTCGTCACGGGGCGCGCCATGGTCGATCCGGTGTACGCCCTCGAACTCACCGGCGGCCCGTCCGGGCAGGAGGACGACCCTGGCGCCTTCCGGGAGCGGCTGCGCGACGAGCAGCACCGGATGCACGACGAAGGCGACGGCAACGACGCGTACGACTTCCCCTTCGGCTCGACACCCGACGGCATGGACAACGACGGCAAGACCGAGATCTCCAACAAGGAGATCAGTCCGCACACGGGCGGCGAGTACGAGTTCCAGGAGGTCAGGAGCGCGGACGACCGCCGGGACGCGCTCCCCGACATCCAGCGGGCCGTCGCCGAGGGCAGACCGGTGCCGATCGGCGTCGAGGGCAAGGACGAGAACGGCGACCGGGTCGGCCACTCCATGATGATCGTCGGTCAGGAGGGCGACATGCTGCAGGTCTACAACCCCTGGGGAACGACCACATGGGTCAGCGAGGACGACTTCGTCAACGGCAACATGGACAAGGCCTCCGACAAGGACCTGCCCGACGCCTACGGCGTCCACCTGCCCGCCCAGTGAACGGAAGGCCGATCCCTGTGAAGCCCAGCCACCGGCTGTCCGCCGCCCTGGCCCTGCCGCTGACGGTCGTGATGCTGTCCGGGTGCGGCCTCTTCGGCTCCGAGACGTTCGGCGCCGAAGAGCGGTCCATCGAGGTGGACGCCGGCGACGTGTTCGAGCTGACGCTCCCGGCCAACCCCTCCACGGGCCAGGACTGGAGCATCGTGCGCCCCGGTCCCGACCGTGCCACCGTGCGCCAGGAGGGCCGCCGGAAGGACGACTTCGAGGGCGACAGCGGCGCCGACGGGGGTGGTGATGGTACGCAGACCTTCACCTTTCGGGCCGTTGCCACAGGCACCACGAAGATCAAAATGAGCTACTGCGTGCTGGGTCAGTGCCCCGACGGCGACGACCGCACCGCGACGGGCAGCCCCGGCAACGACCCGGCGTACTTCATCTACACGGTCACTGTGCCATGACCGGAACGGAGGTACCGATGAACCCCAGCAAGACCGACGAAGAGTCAGCGCAGGCCGACATCGCCATGCTCCTGCGCTACGGAATCGGCGCCCAGGGCCCACGTCGCAGCGCCCTGTTCGGCGACGGAGCCGTGGGCGCCGCGGTCACGCTCGACCGCCTCGCGGTCCAGCCCCGCTCGGTGGCGTTCCTCGGCAGGACCGTCCGCAGCGGTGGTACCGGCTACACCGCCCGGCTGCCGGAGCTGCTCCCCCAGCCGGCGGCCTCGGACCTGGTGCGCCGCTGGCTGGAAGCGGCCGCGTCGGTGGCCCGGCCCGTGGAGGGCGACGAGGTCGTGGCCCGCTGGCTGGAGGCGGTCGCCGAACTCATCGGACTGCGCCGCACTGCCCGGGAGCGTGCCGCCCGCTGAGCCCAGCCCCTTAACCGCCCGCGACGACCCGCGGGGCGTCGAGCGCTTCAGGCGGGCCGTGGGCGGAATTTGGCTGACGGGTCAGGAACTGGCACTTACCGGCGTAGAGGCTCAGTCCCTTGGCGAGGAGCCCGGCCCCGGACTGGGAACCGGACTAATGAAGAGCGGGGCACCGTCGCGGTTGGCAGGGTAAGCGTCACCTCCCCGGCACTCGCCTTGAGGGTGAAGGTGGTCTCACCGCGGCCGATCGCGCGATCGATCCCTTGATCTCTGCCCAGGTGAAGCCGAGGCGGCGGTACGTGTTCCGCCGCTTCGGCCGTGTGAGGACGGACGAGGCTGGCGGGTGGCCACGCTCGGCTACCGCAGGTAGTCGGGGATGTCACCGGCGACGACGCGAGCGCCACGCGCGCGTGGCGCTGGCCTCTCTACGACGAGGCCCGAAACACCACTGACCCCGTCCACCTGATGCGCCTGCTCGGAATGGGCAGACGACCACGATGAAGTACGTGCGGCCAACCCGTGCGCAGGGGTACGGGCCGGGTACGGAGCAGTTCCAGCGGCGTTGCCCTGTCGGCGTCTCGGACTGACGATCGTTGAGTCTTCCCGTGGCCGAGGAAGAGGGCGAGGGCGCGTTCATCCCGCTCCGCCGTCGAGCAGCCAGCTGTAACGCAGGCGCAACGCCCGCTCGGTGCCGGCTGCCACAGTGGCGAAGCCGAGCGCGATGTTCCCCCACTTCGGTAGATCGATGGGCGAGGTAAAAGTCCCGGTGTGCTGGGCGATGCCCTCGGACTTGGAGAGCTGTTCGGCGATTTGTGGGACGAGGATGCCCAGGGCGGCGACGAGCACGCACAGCGAGAGGAGGCCGACCGCGTGGCTCAGCGCGGGGTGCTCGCGTTCGAGGCGCGCGCGGCGCCCCTCGACGGAGTGGGGGGCCGGGACGAGCTGGTACTCAGGACCGTTGTCGGTGACGTAATGGCAGCGCTTGCCCCCGAAGAAGGCGCTCATCCGCACCTCCACGGTGCCGCCCGGGACGGGGAAGGCGGGGGCAGTCTGGACATGGCGTGCTGAGATCCTGTGGCGGCGCTGATCAGCGGTGAAAAACACCGCCCTGGTGTCGTTCGTGCGCGTGTTGCTCCCGAACGGACGGACACCGAAGCCGCCCTGATTGGCCGTCACCACTCTGGTTCGCCCGCGAAGCGTCGGCCGAAGCTTCTCGACGCCGGTCAGCGGCGCGCCCGAGTCGCACTCGGTTCTGGGCCGGCGGGCTCCTGCGCGTTGAACACAACCACGCGCTACCTCGTCGAAGGCAAGATGCCCGAAAAGGGACGGGTGATCACCCGCTCGGTTGTCGTGCATGCATTGGTCGAGTATTACAACGAGGCCCAGCTCGACGTCCTGCAACGCGTGCCCGCATTGCTTTCGGAGGACGACGCTGCCGGGCCGAGACAACGTTACGCAGCCCGGGGCCGAATGCAGCGCAGACTCCCGCCTGTGACCCGCCCATGACCGATGGGAGTACGCGCCCGCGGTCGACGATGACGAGGGGCGGCGTCTGCTGCGGATCATCCGCAAGGGCTCCGGGTCGCTGGTGACTTGGCAGTGCGCGCAGACGGTGCCGCTCTCTACGCAGGGCAGGAGCAGGCCAAACGTCGCCTGATCTAGTCGTCGTCGCGACACAGGCACAAAGGGTCACCGGCCGGGTCGAACAGCACAAGGACGTTTCCTGCGGCTGGAACTCCGTCACGGCGGCCCCAGGGCGACCGCCTCTGCGACCGCTAAGTCCAGTTCGCCAGCCTGGAAGTCGAAGTGCATCATCCGGCATTGGTCGCCGTCGGCAGGTGACCACACCGGAGCCTGATAACCCTCCGCCGGCTGGAACACGAAGAATGGTCCTTGCGGAGAGGCGGCCACGATGGCCGTTCCCGGCTCTTCGTGCCCGATGTGCCAATCGAGGAGTTCGGCCTGGAACTTCGCGCCAGCACCGGAGCGACTCAGCCCGCGCAACACGACCGGCGAACATTTGCAGATGCGCCACCAGCGGGCGTGGGCCTTGGTCAGTTGCTCACGGGCCGGAGGGCAACTGCCCCTAGGCAGTCGGCGACTCCGCGCGATCGGCCGGTCCTGGGTCTGTGGCCAGGCGGGCGTGCAGGTGCTCATCGTGGTACGCGCCGTCGCCGAAGCGATGTGAGTCGCGCAACGTGCCCTCGGGGAGGTAGCCGCAGCGCTGGGCCACCCGGCAGGAGGCTTTGTTGCCGACTGCGTGGGCGACCTCGATCCGGCGCGCATCAGCTGTCTGAAAGGCCCAGATGGTGACCGCCCTCGTTGCCCGGGCGGCCACGCCCCGCCCACGGGCAGTCGGCACCGTCCAGTAGCCGATCATCGCCAGACCGTCCGCACGATCGACCCACCGTACGGTGACGCTGCCCAGCAGGGCGCCGTCAGTGGCGTTCCGCACAGCGAAGGAGGCGCTCACACCGGCGTCCCAGCCGCCGTCTCGAGCCTGCAGCCATGCAAGGGCGTCATTGCGGTCGGATATCGCGAGAGGGTTCCACAGGGCGATCAGCGGATCCGCCGCCGCGACGACCAAACCGTTCAACAGCGCGTCCGGCTCGGCGCTCTCCAGGCCCCACGGATGCAGCAGCATATCGCCCAGTTCCAGCGTGGTGCGGTAGAACGTCCGCGGGTCAGGATGGGCGGGGTGGAGGTGGCCGGAGCTAGTCATGGCGCCCTTCCTACCCGTTCAACGACGCCCTCCGCCAGTCATTTCTGCCGGTCACAAACCGGTGGTCGGCCGGTGCCGCCGGCCGACGGCCGACGGCCGACGGGCCTGGTCGAGGATGGCCTTCGTGGAGTTGGCGCTGGGGGCGATGCGACCGCCGACCAGGTCACCAGCGGGGGTTGTCGTGCCGGGAGCCTGCGGCGGCGGCTCAGGCATCGAAGTCGACGCGACCACCGGCACCCATCAACTTCGTGCCAGCCGCGAGCTCGTCGGCGGTCATGCGTCGCAGCTCGCGACGGGCGCCGCCGGTGCCCACGGGGGAACACAGGTCGCAGGGGCTGGCACCAGCGCAGCCAGAGCGGTGCGTAGATGTGCTGTGTCGGCGTGCAGCACTGGCGCCATCCGCCCCTGCGACGATCACAGGCCAGCCGTGCTTCCCTGCCGAATGGTCTGCTCGGGTCCCGCCCAAGCCTCGCACGCACCACAACAGTTCTGATTTCCCTGGGAGTTGTGACAGTGGGAGTTGTCACAGTCGCCCGGCCACAGGCCCTCCCCCTCAACGCTGCACCCGCCGCCCGGCGGCTCTGGCCTGCAGGCGGCCTGCAAAAGAATTCAGGACAGCCGCACATCGAGTCAGGACAACGGCCCTGAGACGGGCCCGCACGAAAGCGAGTGCAGCGTCTGGTGCGCAGTGGGCGGCAGACGGCGGACGGCAGAGTGCCGCTACAAGGCGAGACGACATCCCCGGGTCCTGCATCGCGCGGCCCGGCGACGGACGAGGACGATCCCGAACACGCCCGTAATACCACCAGCGAAGGGGCGCCACGCGCCCCCGTCGGCCTCGCCGTCGACCGGGCACTGATCGCCAACGCACACGCATCAAAGGACCATCAGCACTCTTCACCAAAGCCGCTCAGCCCAACACCGGCTCCTCACCGCCGCGAGGAGGTCCTCGCGGTTGCGCGGGCCATTGTCGGCTGCGATGAGATGGTCACCGATGCGCAGAGAAAAGGTGATCAGGCAGCGGGCCTCGACATCGCCCTCGTCGGGGCAGAAGGCCCCGTAGAGCTTGCGCAGATAGTCCATGCGCCGGTTGTCAGCCCGGCGCAGGCAACGCGCGACGCCTTCGTCGCGCCGGGCCCGGTCACGGATCGCAAGCTCGACCCCGGCGCTGGTCACGGGTGTCTCGCTCGACCCCACGAAGGCGAACAGACGCCCCAGCCGCTCGCGGGCGTCGCCCCCGCCGCGCTCGATCCGCTCGATGACGTCCTCGGTGGCCCCGCGCTCCCAGGTGTCGAGCATCTCCTCCAGCAGAGCGGCACGGTTACGGATGTTGCCGTAGAAGCCGCCCTTGCTGACGCCGAGCGCCTGCTGACTGCGCATCGAGATTGAGATGGAACGGTTGATCAACGACCTTCTCCACGGGTCTGGCTCCGAACCGCGCGAGGCACAGTAGGCAGCCGCGCAGTGTCCGCCTGATAGCGCGCCAGATCGCCCTGATCCCAATCCACCGACGACGGGCGACCGACAGCACCGCGCCGTCTCGTGCTCCGCTCGCCCGGCGCTGTCCCCGCCCCGGACACCAGCGGCTCCATCGCGCTACGCCACCGGCGACACCGGACGGTGCGGCGCCCGGTGCCCGGCTCGGGGGCGGTGCGGATCAGGGAGCGCAACCGGTCGCGGAGCTCCTCAGTGCTCGCAGAGGGAGAACTCTCGTTCGTAGAGCTGCTCATTGTGTTCGTCGACGAAGAACTTGCGTTCCTGCATGAGTTGTTCGCGGTAGCTCTTGGCCTGTTCAAGCGTCATGGTCGAGGTGCCGGACCATGGCTGTTGGGGTGGCACATCGGACGTCGAGACGATCTTTTCCGACGGATCGACCAGGAAGAGCGCGAGAATCTTGCGATGTCCCGGGCGGGTGGGGTCCGTCAGGCGGAATGAGCCGACGCGGTGTTGCAGGATGTTCGGGAACGCCAGGCAGCGGCCCTCGGGGGTCGACGCCGAGCCCAGCGTCTGGTTCAGCGCGTCTTCGTCCTCCAAGCCGTACACCTCACGCAGACCGTTGTCGTCGTTCTGCTCGTAGGTCGGGTCGTCGAGTGCAGCCCTGAAACTCAGTTGGCTTTCGGTAATGTTCTCGTTATCCCAGTAGTAGATGCCGGTCGAGACGATCCGCTCGTTCATCATTCCCTCGACATGCCAGGAACCACCGGAGTACTCGGGCTTGTCCGGGGTGAGATGAATGGTGGCGAGCTTGACGATGACCTGGAGACGGCGGCCGCGCAGGTCGACTCGGGCGGATTCATCGGGCAACTCAGGCGGGGTGAAGGCCGGGGCATCCGGGATGACCGGGCGGCGGTTTTCCCACCAATCGTCCTGAGCCTCTTCCCAAGCGCGGACGGCTTCTTCGTACGCCCCAGCATCACTGTAGGACGATTTGTTCGGATGCTCCGGCTCCGAGTCGTACCACCCGTAAGGATCAGCCTCGATTCGCAGGGGCCGCGGATGGCGCAGATCGGTGAGCACGTTCTCCAGCAGGGGGAGCAGGCGCGCGAACAACTCTGGTAGGACGGCGGCTAGTTCGCGATGAGTGTCGGGGTGGACGTTGTTGACGTACGAACGGAAGGCGACATCGCCGTCGTCACTGACGTCGACGTCAGTGGGCAACCATTGGAATCTCTCCGAGAATTCGTACTTCGAATAGCGGTCCGTCGGGTTCTGCCAAGCCCGCTCGGGCGCGCCGCTCACCTCGCGCACCAGGCAGAACAGAGAGGGATGAACCAGATCCAGCACCTGACTCCCGGATCCGGGATGCCAGTCCTGTTCCGCTTCTGGGACCTGTTCCAGAACCCGGACCGCCTCGCGCAGCCGGGATCTGAGCTCGTTGTCGACCAGTGCGTCCGACTGCCACACCCCGTCGACGGCGGAGACCTCGACGCCGGTTCGACCGTCCCGAAGTGCGGCGTAATACGCGAGTTCGGCAAGCACGTAGCGAGCCTGCGCTTCGGTGAGGCCCTGGGCGACCGCTTCTTGCGTCCACCTGGCGACGATGTCTGCGTCGCTCATCTTGTCGAACCACCCCGGCTTCGCCCGAATGTGGGCGCTGCACTGCATCATCTGAAGTTCCCGCAGCGTTCGGGGTGTCGCGAACGATATGGAACGGGAAGCCTGAAAGGGCAGCGGGAAAGCAGACAGGCCAGTCAATTCTCTTGGTCCTCCCAGTCGGTGTGCGGCAGCGGGAAGGATACGTCAGCGGTATGACACCGCAGCGTGGCTCCTGTCATCGGTGATCCGGAAGCCAGGGCTGCGGCGTAGTCGAGTGGCGCCCGGTTCGTGCTCATCCGAGGCCGAGGAGCCCTAGTGGATCGAGCCGTTCTCCGGGCTGAGTCAGTCGCAGTTCACCAGGCTGGTCGCGTTGGCTCGGCGTCGCGGTGGTGACATTCAGCGCGGCCGTCCCTGGCGGCTGCCATGGGAGAACCGGGTGTTGCTGGTGGCGACGTACTGGCGCACGAACCTCACCCTGCGGCAGGTGGCGCCGCTGTTCGGGGTCTCGAAGTCTGCGGCCGACCGCATCCTCGATCACCTGGCGCCCTTGCTGGCCATCGCACCGGCCCGCCAGCCACGCAAAGACACCGTCTACATCGTCGACGGCACCCTCGTGCCCACCCGTGATCGCAGCGTGGCCGCCTCCAGCAAGAACTATCGGTACTCGACGAACCTGCAGGTCGTGATCGACGCCAACAGCCGCCTGGTAGTGGCGATCGGCCTGCCGCTGCCCGGCAGCCGCAACGACTGCCGGGCGTTCACGGAGTCGGGCGTCGACCGGGCCTGCCGCGGCGCACCGACCATCGCCGACGGCGGATACCAAGGCACCGGCCTGCTCATCCCGCACCGCAGACGACGAGGTCAGAGCCACCTCAGCCCACGCCAGGAAGCGGAGAATGCCATCCACCGCCTGGCGCGAGCC comes from the Streptomyces sp. NBC_00443 genome and includes:
- a CDS encoding DUF4246 domain-containing protein — protein: MTGLSAFPLPFQASRSISFATPRTLRELQMMQCSAHIRAKPGWFDKMSDADIVARWTQEAVAQGLTEAQARYVLAELAYYAALRDGRTGVEVSAVDGVWQSDALVDNELRSRLREAVRVLEQVPEAEQDWHPGSGSQVLDLVHPSLFCLVREVSGAPERAWQNPTDRYSKYEFSERFQWLPTDVDVSDDGDVAFRSYVNNVHPDTHRELAAVLPELFARLLPLLENVLTDLRHPRPLRIEADPYGWYDSEPEHPNKSSYSDAGAYEEAVRAWEEAQDDWWENRRPVIPDAPAFTPPELPDESARVDLRGRRLQVIVKLATIHLTPDKPEYSGGSWHVEGMMNERIVSTGIYYWDNENITESQLSFRAALDDPTYEQNDDNGLREVYGLEDEDALNQTLGSASTPEGRCLAFPNILQHRVGSFRLTDPTRPGHRKILALFLVDPSEKIVSTSDVPPQQPWSGTSTMTLEQAKSYREQLMQERKFFVDEHNEQLYEREFSLCEH
- a CDS encoding transposase, whose amino-acid sequence is MEPFSGLSQSQFTRLVALARRRGGDIQRGRPWRLPWENRVLLVATYWRTNLTLRQVAPLFGVSKSAADRILDHLAPLLAIAPARQPRKDTVYIVDGTLVPTRDRSVAASSKNYRYSTNLQVVIDANSRLVVAIGLPLPGSRNDCRAFTESGVDRACRGAPTIADGGYQGTGLLIPHRRRRGQSHLSPRQEAENAIHRLARARVEHALSGLKNWKILRDCRLKGNGVHQAMLGIARLHNLALTG
- a CDS encoding TetR/AcrR family transcriptional regulator, with product MINRSISISMRSQQALGVSKGGFYGNIRNRAALLEEMLDTWERGATEDVIERIERGGGDARERLGRLFAFVGSSETPVTSAGVELAIRDRARRDEGVARCLRRADNRRMDYLRKLYGAFCPDEGDVEARCLITFSLRIGDHLIAADNGPRNREDLLAAVRSRCWAERLW
- a CDS encoding GNAT family N-acetyltransferase, with the protein product MTSSGHLHPAHPDPRTFYRTTLELGDMLLHPWGLESAEPDALLNGLVVAAADPLIALWNPLAISDRNDALAWLQARDGGWDAGVSASFAVRNATDGALLGSVTVRWVDRADGLAMIGYWTVPTARGRGVAARATRAVTIWAFQTADARRIEVAHAVGNKASCRVAQRCGYLPEGTLRDSHRFGDGAYHDEHLHARLATDPGPADRAESPTA
- a CDS encoding WXG100 family type VII secretion target; this encodes MTVQGHAGGYRVQTSAMDSEAQTLDTAGDDVGAIATAVKDTACYPSDVLGGSDAGPAYNNFAGDWQAEAKVLESALHELADKVRVSKANYQGAEHASIRGMSAAGGEGVTTMPAPAGDVPAPGYRTMPAPGTPPRGLSDFG
- a CDS encoding VOC family protein, translating into MLRGLSRSGAGAKFQAELLDWHIGHEEPGTAIVAASPQGPFFVFQPAEGYQAPVWSPADGDQCRMMHFDFQAGELDLAVAEAVALGPP
- a CDS encoding WXG100 family type VII secretion target → MPDAGESTTDRRQKLAEYHDSISSADSKNDLIGAINSALGVSAPVGEPGIIEGLAKTYRKQIDDVADVHRRVQKVANEGLPDAWVGSTGARASEVVMAAVRSAEQMEQAFSGAAGALYRLADALTNAKAQDKGGREQLREALGMLGGEDGFFDGMVEKDAEEAERLRARSIAAAGAKTMHTAAEVADDAARAAARDLNKLASEARAGQMKTGNISAADRLVLADIAGPGGPAEMNELLTANDLERSGRAMERLDAREEAEFERMLAEAKTPQERAYLVKALAAGYDVKEVGEFRDKIHGKDPDWLQRHLTPVTTAGDSMNNEGVNTSGPYEGANKNTDQQTFNGERWSQEGNTCVPSTVVTGRAMVDPVYALELTGGPSGQEDDPGAFRERLRDEQHRMHDEGDGNDAYDFPFGSTPDGMDNDGKTEISNKEISPHTGGEYEFQEVRSADDRRDALPDIQRAVAEGRPVPIGVEGKDENGDRVGHSMMIVGQEGDMLQVYNPWGTTTWVSEDDFVNGNMDKASDKDLPDAYGVHLPAQ
- a CDS encoding protease inhibitor I42 family protein; its protein translation is MKPSHRLSAALALPLTVVMLSGCGLFGSETFGAEERSIEVDAGDVFELTLPANPSTGQDWSIVRPGPDRATVRQEGRRKDDFEGDSGADGGGDGTQTFTFRAVATGTTKIKMSYCVLGQCPDGDDRTATGSPGNDPAYFIYTVTVP
- a CDS encoding winged helix DNA-binding domain-containing protein; translated protein: MLLEREPLTVVDAVRRVVALQAQHPASPYLALWNRVTGFAPADLDAAFAGRAVVKATLMRITLHAVGAGDYPVLRAAMQPTLYASRLGFRFADAGLTPADADELVPELLAFACRPRTSAQMQAWVEKRLGAEKKDGAWWGLKAYAPLHHAPTGGPWSFGLRPSFVAAGPGTALAGRAADPQALQMLILRYLAGFGPASVADVAQFAMVQRAPVRQALRTLDGAVEQVQGPDGSTLFDLPGAPRPPADTPAPPRLMAMWDSILLAYADRSRVIPPAYRHLVIRRNGDVLPTLLVDGYVAGVWRPVEGGIEATAFHSLSPATWDGLAAEAQSLRAIFGDRETEVYSRYHHWWAKLPPAEVRML